From the Actinomadura luzonensis genome, the window CCGACGAGGAGATGGCCAGGGCGGGGATCTCCAGCAGCGTCACCCGTCCCTCCGGCAGGCCGGGGTCGTGCAGCGTGTGCCCGGGCCGGGTGCAGCCGACGAAGTGCGCCAGCTCGAACAGCTCGTCGGCCTGCTGCCAGTCGAGGATCGCGCCGAGCGCGTCGGCGCCGGTGATGAAGAACAGCTCGACGTCGGGGCCGTAGATGTTGGCGATGTCGCGCAGCGTGTCGATGGTGAAGGTCGGCCCGGGGCGGTCCACGTCCACGCGACTGACGGAGAAGCGGGGGTTCGACGCGGTGGCGATGACGGTCATGAGGTAGCGGTCCTCGGCCGCCGAGACCTCGCGCCCGGACTTCTGGTACGGCCGTCCGGTGGGTACGAACACGACCTCGTCCAGCTCGAAGTGGTGGGCGACCTCGCTGGCCGCGACAAGGTGGCCGTGGTGGATGGGATCGAAGGTCCCACCCATCACGCCCACTCGCCGCATCCCCTGCACACCAGGCGCGTTAATCATGAAACGGACCTTACGCGGACCCAGTACCACAACTCGATGGCACCCCCCTTCGTGATGTCCGCGCGCCACTTCGGTTGCGGACGTAGCATGCCGGGCATGACGACCACCCCGGACCGCAATCGCGTCCAACTGCCCGGCATCTCGTCCCGAGCCTACGAACACCCCGCAGACCGGTCCGCCCTGGTCGCTCTGCGTAAGTTGAGTGGGTTCGACACGGTTCTGAAGCAGATGTCCGGTCTCATCAGCGAGCGCCGTCTCCGCCTGATGTACCTCGCCTCGGCCGTCCGCGTCAGCGAGACGCAGTTCCGCTCCGTCTACGACATGGGCCGCGACGCCGCCTACACGCTCGACCTGCACCGGATCCCGGAGATCTACATCCAGCAGGACCCGCAGGTCCAGGCCAAGGCCATCGGCTTCGACGACCCGTTCATCGTCGTGACCACCGGCCTGCTCAACCTCATGAACGAGGAGGAGCAGCGCTTCGTCATCGGCCACGAGACCGCCCACATCCTCTCGGGGCACGCGGTCTACCGGACGATGCTCGACATCCTCACCCGCCTCGCCACCCGCGTCGCCTGGATCCCGCTCGGCTACATCGGCCTGCGGGCCATCGTCGCGGGCCTGGAGGAGTGGTACCGCAAGTCGGAGCTGTCCTCCGACCGCGGCGGCCTGCTCGTCGGCCAGGACCCCGAGGCGGCCAAGAGGGCGCTCATGAAGCTCGCCGGCGGCGACTACACCCACGAGATGAACATCGAGGCGTTCCTGGAGCAGTACCAGGAGTACGACACCGCGGGCGACCTTCGCGACGGCTTCCTCAAGGTGCTCAACCTGCTCGGCACCACGCACCCGTTCGCCGTGGTGCGCGTCGCCGAGCTGGACAAGTGGCAGCGCAGCGGCGAGTACGAGCGCATCCTCGCCGGCGACTACCCGCGCCGCGAGGACGACTCCAACGCACGAGTGACCGACGAGATCAAGGCGGCGGCCGAGTCCTACCGCGCGTCCTGGCAGCAGTCGCAGGACCCGTTCATCGGGGTGCTGCGCGACGTCGCCGAGGGCGCGGTCAACGCGGGCGAGCGCATCTTCAACCGCTTCTCCCGCCGCGACGGCGGCCAGGGCTGACCGGCGGCCGTCCGATCGCCCCGCGCGGCCGGCCACCACGGTGAGCCCGCGCGGCCGGTCGGCACGAGTCCCGCGCGGCCGGTCGGCTTGAACGGCCGCGTCCGGCCCGCCCGTCCACGGCGGGCCGGCCCACGCTGCTGAGAACGACGCTGCCCAGAACGACGCTGCTCAGAACCGCGCCGCCCTGAGGATCCGGCTCAGAGCAGCAGAGCGATGGCGCGCACGGCG encodes:
- the nadD gene encoding nicotinate-nucleotide adenylyltransferase; this encodes MINAPGVQGMRRVGVMGGTFDPIHHGHLVAASEVAHHFELDEVVFVPTGRPYQKSGREVSAAEDRYLMTVIATASNPRFSVSRVDVDRPGPTFTIDTLRDIANIYGPDVELFFITGADALGAILDWQQADELFELAHFVGCTRPGHTLHDPGLPEGRVTLLEIPALAISSSECRQRVAKGEPIWYLVPDGIVQYINKRGLYHARG
- a CDS encoding M48 family metallopeptidase, yielding MPGMTTTPDRNRVQLPGISSRAYEHPADRSALVALRKLSGFDTVLKQMSGLISERRLRLMYLASAVRVSETQFRSVYDMGRDAAYTLDLHRIPEIYIQQDPQVQAKAIGFDDPFIVVTTGLLNLMNEEEQRFVIGHETAHILSGHAVYRTMLDILTRLATRVAWIPLGYIGLRAIVAGLEEWYRKSELSSDRGGLLVGQDPEAAKRALMKLAGGDYTHEMNIEAFLEQYQEYDTAGDLRDGFLKVLNLLGTTHPFAVVRVAELDKWQRSGEYERILAGDYPRREDDSNARVTDEIKAAAESYRASWQQSQDPFIGVLRDVAEGAVNAGERIFNRFSRRDGGQG